One segment of Rosa chinensis cultivar Old Blush chromosome 6, RchiOBHm-V2, whole genome shotgun sequence DNA contains the following:
- the LOC112173173 gene encoding protein DETOXIFICATION 54 — protein sequence MATEKDQDFFSHKHPSASQVMEEVRELWGMALPITAMNCLVFVRAAVSVVFLGRLGSLELAGGALSIGFTNITGYSVMVGLASGLEPVCSQAYGNKNWDLLTRSLQRMVLILILAALPISMLWLNLERIMVFAGQDKAITGMAATYCLYSLPDLLTNTLLQPLRVFLRSQKVTKPQMYCSLVAVAFHVPLNLVLVRMMGLGVPGVAVASVLTNLNMVVLMAGYVWWGKGMTMMRWTAGIGEVCGGLGPLLKLAVPSCLGICLEWWWYEIVTIMAGYLPNPTLAVAATGILIQTTSMMYTVPMALAGCVSARVGNELGAGKPYKAKLAAMVALGCAFVIGIINVTWTVILRQRWAGLFTQDKLVKLLVASVMPIMGLCELGNCPQTTGCGILRGTARPAVGARINLGSFYFVGTPVAVGLAFWLKIGFAGLWFGLLSAQVACVVSILYVVLVKTDWEAEALKAKMLTGVEMVECNEKDDEENKGLLKNENYDDHSNKDEFI from the exons ATGGCAACTGAGAAAGACCAAGATTTCTTCTCCCACAAGCACCCTTCTGCTTCTCAG GTCATGGAAGAAGTTCGAGAGCTCTGGGGCATGGCCCTTCCCATAACGGCCATGAACTGTCTGGTGTTCGTCCGAGCCGCGGTGTCGGTCGTATTCCTGGGCCGTCTCGGCAGCCTGGAGCTCGCGGGAGGCGCCCTCTCCATCGGGTTCACCAACATCACCGGCTACTCTGTCATGGTCGGCCTCGCCTCGGGCCTCGAACCCGTCTGCAGCCAAGCCTACGGCAACAAGAACTGGGACCTCCTCACTCGCTCCCTGCAGCGCATGgtcctcatcctcatcctcgCAGCGTTACCCATCTCCATGTTGTGGCTGAATCTCGAGAGGATCATGGTTTTCGCAGGGCAGGACAAAGCGATCACAGGCATGGCGGCCACGTACTGCCTCTACTCTCTGCCGGACCTGTTGACGAACACGTTGCTGCAGCCGCTGCGGGTGTTCCTGAGGTCGCAGAAGGTGACGAAGCCGCAGATGTACTGCTCTCTGGTGGCAGTGGCGTTCCACGTGCCGCTGAACCTGGTGCTGGTGAGGATGATGGGGCTGGGAGTCCCCGGCGTGGCGGTGGCGTCGGTGCTGACGAATCTCAACATGGTGGTGCTCATGGCGGGATACGTGTGGTGGGGGAAGGGGATGACGATGATGAGATGGACGGCTGGGATTGGAGAGGTGTGTGGTGGACTTGGCCCACTGTTGAAGCTGGCAGTGCCGAGCTGCTTGGGAATATGTTTGGAGTGGTGGTGGTATGAGATTGTGACAATCATGGCTGGTTATTTGCCTAATCCAACTCTGGCCGTCGCCGCCACCGGGATTCTTATTCAGACCACATCCATGATGTACACTGTGCCCATGGCGCTAGCTGGCTGTGTTTCCGCCAGA GTTGGGAACGAGCTCGGAGCTGGGAAGCCATATAAGGCCAAGCTTGCAGCGATGGTTGCTTTGGGATGTGCATTTGTGATTGGCATCATCAATGTAACATGGACGGTGATTCTTAGGCAGAGGTGGGCTGGCCTGTTCACCCAGGACAAGCTTGTCAAACTTTTGGTTGCTTCAGTTATGCCAATTATGGGGCTCTGTGAGTTAGGTAACTGCCCCCAAACAACTGGCTGCGGCATCTTACGCGGCACCGCACGCCCTGCCGTGGGTGCCCGTATCAACTTGGGTTCTTTCTACTTTGTGGGCACTCCTGTAGCTGTTGGACTTGCTTTCTGGCTCAAGATTGGGTTCGCCGGGCTTTGGTTTGGTTTGTTGTCTGCACAGGTAGCTTGTGTTGTGTCTATTCTCTATGTGGTGCTGGTGAAGACTGATTGGGAGGCTGAGGCTTTGAAGGCCAAGATGCTGACTGGCGTAGAAATGGTTGAATGCAATGagaaagatgatgaagaaaacaaaggcTTATTGAAGAATGAAAACTATGATGATCACAGTAACAAAGATGAATTCATTTAG